GAGCAGATTAAGTCCAGACTTCATATCGAGCTTCCACCGGATGAAGCAGCGTATATTGCCCTGCATATTGTCAATGCGGAGATGAATGAAGAAGTCATTACAACGATGAACATCACCAAGTTTATTCAGCAAATTATTAATATAGCCAAATATCACTTCAAGATGGAATTCGATGAAGAGTCTCTCAGCTATTTTCGCTTCATTACGCATCTGAAATTCTTCTCCCAGAGGGTATTAAGCGGCACGCATTATGACAATAATTATGATCACTTTTACGACATGATCAAAGAGAAGCACCCGGAAGCGGCGGCATGTACGGAGAAAATCGAAATGTTCGTCAACAAGGAATATAACCATCAGCTCACCAACGAAGAGAAATTGTATCTGACCGTCCACATTGAACGAGTCGTTAATCGATAATAATTAAAATGTTGACAAATTTGGTTAAATCATAATAATATGAGATTAACAGGAATTGAATACGATTTAACTGGGATTGTTACTGTTTATGCAGGCAAAACCTAAGTCATGAGAAGGCAGGACCAATGTGTCCAAACCTTACTCAAGGCTTAGGTTTTTTGCGTGCAAAAAAATCGGTAAGGTGCCTGTTTTAGTAAATATGGGGGTGCACATCATGAGTCAGGAAAAACTCGCAAAAGAGATCGTCGAGCTGGTCGGCGGCGAAAAGAATGTGGTATCACTGGTACATTGCGCAACACGTTTGCGGTTTGTATTGAAGGATGACGCGAAGGCAGACAAAGCCAAGCTAGAAAAGACAGAAGGAATCATCGCAGTCAAGGAAAATGGGGGTCAGTTTCAGGTGGTCGTGGGCAATAAGGTGCCTGAGGTATATAGCGCCATTGGTCAGATCAGCAACATTTTGGATGACTCTTCCGAAAAGGAAAAGCCTAAGAAGTCCGCGAAAGGTTTAGGCGGCATTATCGATGTGATTTCCAGTATTTTTGCACCGCTGCTAGGCGTTATGGCGGGAGCCGGTATCTTGAAAGGGCTGCTGCTCATTGCAAGCAATGTCGGCTGGCTGGAAACGACGGAAACCACGTATAAGATCTTATTTGCAGCAGCAGACAGCCTGTTTTATTTCCTGCCTTTGCTGTTAGCGGTTACAACCGCTCGCAAATTCCAGGGTAATATGTTTGTGGCGATGACCATTGCTGGCGCATTAATCTATCCTTCCATCGTCACGCTCAAGGCGGAGGGAACGCCAACCGATTTCTTCGGTATCCCTGTGATTTTGATGAATTATTCATCTACCGTTATCCCTATTATTCTGGCAGTCATCGTTATGAGCAAATTGGAGAAATTCTTCAATAAAGTTCTTCACGAAAGTGTGAAAAATTTTGTCACTCCATTATTTTTGCTTGTTATTATGGTACCTCTTACCTTGCTCGTATTCGGTCCATTTGGAGTATATGTAGGTAATGCCATTGCATCAGGACTAGTGGCCGCCTTCGGATTCAGTCCGCTATTGGCAGGAGCAGTTATGGGTGCAAGCTGGCAGCTGCTCGTTATTTTCGGAATTCACTGGGGACTCATTCCCGTATTTATTAACAACGTTGCTGTATATGGACGCGATGGTGTCAAACCGGCTGC
This window of the Paenibacillus marchantiae genome carries:
- the licT gene encoding BglG family transcription antiterminator LicT; amino-acid sequence: MKIAKVINNNVISIYQADGAELVVMGRGIAFKKKPGDKVDETRIQKVFALKNKQTSDNFKMLLREVPMELIEIVEEIITYAKENLGRNLNENIYVSLTDHINFAIERYREGIEIKNALMWEIKQLYKAEFGLGLKTLEQIKSRLHIELPPDEAAYIALHIVNAEMNEEVITTMNITKFIQQIINIAKYHFKMEFDEESLSYFRFITHLKFFSQRVLSGTHYDNNYDHFYDMIKEKHPEAAACTEKIEMFVNKEYNHQLTNEEKLYLTVHIERVVNR
- a CDS encoding beta-glucoside-specific PTS transporter subunit IIABC translates to MSQEKLAKEIVELVGGEKNVVSLVHCATRLRFVLKDDAKADKAKLEKTEGIIAVKENGGQFQVVVGNKVPEVYSAIGQISNILDDSSEKEKPKKSAKGLGGIIDVISSIFAPLLGVMAGAGILKGLLLIASNVGWLETTETTYKILFAAADSLFYFLPLLLAVTTARKFQGNMFVAMTIAGALIYPSIVTLKAEGTPTDFFGIPVILMNYSSTVIPIILAVIVMSKLEKFFNKVLHESVKNFVTPLFLLVIMVPLTLLVFGPFGVYVGNAIASGLVAAFGFSPLLAGAVMGASWQLLVIFGIHWGLIPVFINNVAVYGRDGVKPAATASIFAQTGAAFGVMLKTKNKKLKTLAGSSTLTALFGITEPAIYGVTLPLKRPFIAGVIGGAVGGAIIGQAGTQAFASGAPGLLTLPIFYGPGGEGFPGLILGICVSFVVSAALTYIMGFKDPVEEEEQEKSTESTNASVRTADSLDQEVLSPIEGTIVELTEVPDPAFSSGAMGKGIAIEPAVGRVVAPFDGTITVAFKKKHALAVVSDTGAEILVHVGVDTVKLDGQHFTSHIQEGDRVKAGDLLLEFDIAAIKGAGYHTVTPIIVTNSANYEEVVPLTTGQVRVQEPLLTLYGGKGQEQE